One region of Agrobacterium tumefaciens genomic DNA includes:
- a CDS encoding DUF2336 domain-containing protein, which translates to MCFEAQVIVQAFLRWSEKAGSTERAKAANALGRAYLHSDMARENRDAAYMAMTYLLDDPSPRVRLALAEALADDPDAPRAILVSLAEDQPEIACTVIARSPVLGEADLVDLAGRGESLTRAFIAARRGLPRGVCAALAEVGDLPETLILLENDEAFITPFSLRRIAERHGCNADIRDLLLCREVLPADTRHLLMARVSEALAGSALVHALIARNRADSIFREAEDSATILIAANVSSPELPALVEHLRQRLELTPALLIHAVCSGRLEFFTAAMVNLSGLDDSKVRAILATGRPHALKALFQSVGLLGDVVDVFIEATLMWRRAARSHLSQAAASVSAELLAHFRNVDGSETLFELLHAVRKLTIAEERQKARHYAEALTVEAA; encoded by the coding sequence ATGTGTTTCGAGGCTCAGGTGATCGTACAGGCATTTCTTCGCTGGTCTGAAAAGGCTGGATCGACCGAGCGGGCGAAGGCCGCCAATGCGCTTGGCCGTGCCTATCTGCATTCAGACATGGCGCGGGAGAACCGTGACGCCGCCTATATGGCGATGACCTATCTTCTTGACGACCCTTCTCCGCGCGTGCGGCTGGCACTTGCCGAGGCGCTGGCGGATGATCCCGATGCGCCGCGCGCCATTCTTGTTTCGCTTGCCGAAGACCAGCCGGAGATTGCCTGCACCGTGATCGCCCGCTCGCCGGTTCTCGGCGAGGCCGATCTGGTCGATCTTGCCGGGCGCGGCGAAAGCCTGACGCGCGCCTTCATCGCGGCTAGGCGGGGCCTGCCGCGCGGTGTCTGCGCAGCACTTGCCGAAGTCGGTGATCTGCCGGAAACGTTGATCCTTCTAGAGAACGACGAAGCCTTCATCACACCGTTTTCGCTGCGCCGCATTGCCGAGCGGCATGGCTGCAACGCCGACATTCGCGACCTGCTGCTGTGCCGAGAGGTGCTGCCCGCCGATACCCGCCATCTTCTGATGGCGCGCGTCAGCGAGGCCCTGGCAGGTTCGGCGCTTGTTCATGCCCTGATCGCGCGCAACCGCGCCGACAGTATTTTCCGCGAAGCGGAAGATTCCGCCACCATCCTCATCGCCGCCAATGTTTCGTCGCCGGAGTTGCCGGCGCTGGTGGAGCATCTGCGGCAAAGGCTGGAACTGACACCGGCGCTTCTCATCCATGCCGTCTGTTCGGGCAGGCTGGAGTTTTTCACGGCGGCGATGGTCAATCTCTCAGGTCTCGATGACAGCAAGGTGCGCGCCATTCTGGCGACCGGACGGCCGCACGCGCTGAAGGCGCTGTTCCAGTCCGTCGGTCTTTTGGGCGATGTGGTTGATGTCTTCATTGAGGCGACGCTGATGTGGCGCCGTGCCGCCCGATCGCATCTGTCGCAGGCCGCAGCCTCTGTATCGGCAGAACTGCTTGCGCATTTCCGCAACGTCGATGGTTCCGAAACGCTTTTCGAACTCTTGCACGCCGTGCGTAAACTGACCATTGCCGAGGAACGGCAGAAAGCGCGGCACTATGCGGAAGCGCTGACGGTCGAGGCGGCCTGA